Proteins encoded together in one Chitinophaga sp. LS1 window:
- a CDS encoding lipopolysaccharide biosynthesis protein: protein MSTIRKKGIITTVFIYAGFLLGALNTYLYAKYFQPDQTGLTRVLLDIAVLSSSFALLGTNTIVVKFFPYYKNFHKENKSELVTISFIFSLIGFLIIFLSFSTFMKPFIIKKFIGKAPLLVQYFYLVFPLTLFLTLFQVLEAQTWTIQKGHVANFLKEVLFRGINTILNVLFIGGLISFPLYADLFSFQYFVIFAALIIYLLSVRQLKMSFKISKLTKRLWKKMVPYSLFILGSNVISLMSTTMDGIIISSMMGLSFTSVFINTQYISNFITVPYRAALSMAAGPISQAWKDKDILKLDRIYKKTSLNLLIASSFIFAMIMLNWDNLLDWVKPDPIYHLGKPVMFYLGLYQVIELGTGMNSAIIITSRRWKFELYSNIILLTMTLPLTYILIKHMGMVGAALATLVSRTIFNVIRYVFLYKVYNLQPFTKKTIWAVVLPLVVYPLVAYTINPADPLTGLIVRSTVFTAVYAFLLLQFRVSEDAMQVFGTIKKRIRQLAGS from the coding sequence ATGAGTACCATCAGGAAAAAAGGTATCATCACTACAGTTTTCATTTATGCCGGATTCTTATTAGGAGCGCTGAATACTTACCTTTACGCCAAATATTTTCAACCTGACCAAACTGGCTTAACCCGCGTACTACTTGACATTGCGGTGCTTTCGAGCAGCTTTGCCCTGCTGGGTACCAACACCATCGTGGTCAAGTTTTTCCCTTACTACAAGAACTTTCATAAGGAGAATAAAAGTGAGTTGGTCACCATCTCATTCATCTTTTCCCTCATTGGCTTCCTGATTATATTCCTGAGTTTCAGCACGTTCATGAAACCCTTTATTATCAAGAAGTTCATCGGGAAAGCTCCCCTGCTGGTGCAATATTTTTACCTTGTATTCCCGCTCACACTGTTCCTCACATTATTCCAGGTGCTGGAAGCGCAGACCTGGACCATTCAGAAGGGGCATGTAGCCAACTTCCTGAAAGAAGTGCTGTTCAGGGGGATCAATACCATACTGAATGTGCTCTTTATCGGCGGGTTGATCTCTTTCCCTCTCTACGCCGACCTCTTCAGCTTTCAATACTTTGTAATTTTTGCGGCACTGATCATTTACCTGTTGAGCGTAAGACAATTAAAAATGTCGTTTAAGATCAGCAAACTTACCAAGCGGTTGTGGAAGAAGATGGTGCCTTATAGTTTGTTTATACTGGGGAGTAATGTGATTTCCCTGATGAGTACTACGATGGATGGGATTATCATTTCGAGTATGATGGGGTTGAGTTTCACGTCGGTGTTTATTAATACACAATACATTTCGAACTTTATTACCGTGCCATACAGGGCAGCGCTCAGCATGGCCGCAGGACCCATTTCACAGGCGTGGAAGGATAAGGATATTCTGAAACTTGATAGAATTTATAAGAAGACTTCGTTGAATTTGCTCATTGCATCCAGTTTTATTTTTGCGATGATCATGTTGAACTGGGATAATTTGCTGGACTGGGTAAAGCCAGATCCTATTTATCATTTGGGAAAACCGGTGATGTTTTATTTAGGTTTGTACCAGGTAATTGAGTTGGGAACGGGGATGAATAGCGCAATTATTATTACTTCGAGAAGGTGGAAGTTTGAGTTGTATTCAAATATTATCTTGTTGACAATGACATTGCCATTAACGTATATTCTGATCAAGCATATGGGAATGGTCGGAGCCGCGCTGGCAACACTGGTTTCAAGGACTATTTTTAATGTAATCAGGTATGTATTTTTGTATAAGGTATATAATCTACAACCTTTTACAAAGAAAACGATATGGGCAGTGGTGCTTCCGTTGGTGGTGTATCCGTTGGTGGCGTATACGATCAATCCGGCAGATCCGCTGACGGGATTGATTGTGAGGTCTACTGTGTTTACTGCGGTGTATGCGTTCCTGCTGTTGCAGTTTAGGGTATCGGAGGATGCGATGCAGGTGTTTGGGACAATTAAAAAACGTATAAGACAATTAGCAGGTAGTTAG
- a CDS encoding glycosyltransferase family 2 protein has product MRSVNKYDALSTRAIFKENLNMKNPEQIKVSICIPAYKQVDYLRRLLDSLTTQTMKNMEVVITDDSPDQEVEQLVNEYVQALPIRYYRNVPARGMPGNWNTCLDLAKGAYIKIMHDDDWFMHPHSLETLCKALDDHPTHDFAYSAYYNYYLFTGEKKEMTSPGWFRKAFAKAPVNVLFDNLVGPPSVVIHRNKPAYRYDEKVRWTVDVDFYIRLLNAHPGFTYIPEPLCYVGMGKEQITEEVHGVKEVFIPEYFYVLQKMGDGPFRSILVYDFFWRLMRNMKIKGVMDIRNAGYEGPLPLVTNYVLRWQRIFPAGWLKFGPLSKLTMGFSFLFAPKPKA; this is encoded by the coding sequence TTGCGGTCTGTCAACAAATATGATGCCTTAAGTACAAGGGCTATTTTTAAGGAGAACCTGAACATGAAGAACCCGGAACAGATAAAAGTCTCGATATGTATTCCTGCTTATAAACAGGTGGATTACCTGCGTCGTTTGCTGGACTCACTGACCACACAGACCATGAAGAACATGGAAGTCGTAATTACAGACGATAGTCCAGATCAGGAGGTAGAGCAGTTAGTGAACGAATATGTGCAGGCATTACCCATCCGCTACTATAGAAATGTACCTGCCAGGGGGATGCCGGGCAACTGGAATACCTGCCTTGATCTGGCAAAGGGAGCATATATCAAGATCATGCACGATGACGACTGGTTCATGCATCCACATTCCCTGGAGACCCTCTGCAAGGCGCTCGATGACCATCCCACACACGATTTCGCTTATTCTGCTTACTATAATTACTATCTTTTTACTGGTGAGAAAAAGGAAATGACCTCCCCGGGCTGGTTCAGGAAAGCCTTTGCCAAAGCACCGGTGAATGTATTATTTGATAATCTGGTAGGTCCGCCAAGTGTGGTCATTCATCGTAACAAACCTGCTTATCGTTATGACGAAAAAGTACGCTGGACAGTGGATGTAGACTTCTATATCCGATTGTTGAATGCGCATCCGGGGTTTACGTATATTCCGGAACCATTGTGCTACGTGGGGATGGGGAAGGAGCAGATTACGGAAGAGGTACATGGGGTGAAAGAAGTATTTATCCCTGAATATTTTTATGTGTTGCAGAAGATGGGGGATGGGCCTTTCAGAAGTATATTGGTGTACGACTTTTTCTGGCGCCTGATGAGAAATATGAAAATAAAAGGTGTAATGGATATCCGAAATGCGGGCTATGAAGGACCTTTGCCACTGGTAACAAATTATGTGTTGAGGTGGCAGCGTATCTTCCCTGCGGGATGGTTGAAGTTCGGGCCATTGTCTAAACTGACGATGGGATTTTCTTTTTTGTTTGCACCTAAACCTAAAGCGTAA
- a CDS encoding glycosyltransferase family 2 protein — protein sequence MQLSVIIVNYNSHGLINDCIDTIVSQTKEISYEVIVIDNQSVAGSLAQIVSRHPFIKPIEMGYNGGFSRANNAGLRAAVGDYLLLLNPDTLILNGALDKCVQRFSTSEFAACGVQQLNADHTTQISGNYFMKGGLNHLLPLPYWGKVLRWVAFKMKTKVPNVQQASSVHEVDWISGAFLMIKRSTLEKAGYMDEDFFLYAEEVEWCSRIKRIGQLAIFGDINIVHLQGETTGEAFDSADKGYQGLFDRKALQVMLSNHVRVRKQFGVFWFLFLLLNYSFAVPVFFFGSMIENLLKGRNPFKYMPQVWGLAKNVFALWQFSPIIIRNKPHFYKVL from the coding sequence ATGCAGCTGTCTGTCATTATTGTAAATTATAATAGCCATGGGCTGATCAATGATTGTATCGATACGATTGTGAGTCAGACAAAGGAGATTAGTTATGAAGTCATCGTAATAGATAATCAGTCGGTTGCAGGTAGTTTAGCGCAGATTGTATCGAGGCATCCGTTTATTAAACCTATTGAAATGGGCTATAACGGCGGATTTTCGAGGGCGAATAATGCGGGGTTGCGGGCGGCTGTCGGAGACTATTTACTGTTACTGAATCCTGATACTTTGATCCTGAATGGAGCCCTGGATAAATGTGTGCAACGCTTCAGCACCAGTGAATTTGCGGCTTGTGGGGTACAGCAGTTGAATGCGGACCATACTACCCAGATCTCTGGTAATTACTTCATGAAAGGTGGGCTGAATCATTTATTGCCTTTACCTTATTGGGGCAAGGTATTAAGATGGGTCGCTTTTAAGATGAAGACGAAGGTACCGAATGTACAACAGGCAAGCAGTGTGCATGAAGTAGATTGGATCAGTGGGGCGTTTTTGATGATAAAGAGAAGTACGTTGGAAAAAGCGGGCTATATGGATGAAGATTTCTTTTTATATGCAGAAGAAGTAGAGTGGTGTAGCAGGATAAAAAGGATCGGTCAACTCGCGATTTTCGGTGATATCAATATTGTCCATTTACAGGGCGAGACGACGGGGGAGGCTTTTGATTCGGCAGACAAAGGTTACCAGGGTTTATTTGACAGGAAGGCCCTGCAGGTAATGCTTTCCAATCATGTGAGAGTACGGAAACAGTTCGGCGTGTTCTGGTTCTTGTTTTTATTGTTGAATTATTCTTTTGCGGTACCGGTGTTCTTTTTTGGTAGCATGATAGAGAACTTATTGAAGGGCCGTAATCCGTTTAAATATATGCCGCAGGTGTGGGGATTGGCGAAGAATGTTTTTGCATTGTGGCAATTCAGTCCGATTATTATAAGGAATAAACCGCATTTTTATAAGGTGTTATGA
- a CDS encoding YfhO family protein: MKPDWFKKFLPHIIAIGILLLLAIIYCKPVLDGQVLTQGDNIQWQAMAKQSLDYKAAHGEAPLWTNSMFGGMPSYQIVLESREPFNISDLGKVFTLWMPKPINFFFLAGLSFYLLCMVLGVRSWIGLLGAVAYAYSSYDPIIIGAGHDTKMMAIGYLPAVLAGIIMLTQKKYIKGVAVTALFMSLLIASNHMQVTYYFLLLLAVLGVVFAIYTIRAKDYKHLIITGVLVIAATGLSMAVNTMSMWTTYEYSKETIRGGKSELTQKAADTKGSGLDKEYAFRWSYGIFETFTFVVPNLYGGSSQGELTESSETYKTLKSLGVPDQQANQMIKAWPLYWGEQPGTSGPVYLGIVICFLAIFSFRLIKSWHKWWILAISILAVLMSYGSNLAFFNYALFDYLPFYNKFRAPSMVLIIPQLTLVILAVLGLQALLDPTLKKADLVANLKRSGIVMGVILGVLLLLSVTLGWSNNSDQMMAQQFKQMAGGSDDIAGQLMRALHADRASLYRSDVFRAIILFALAFGLIWYYLKDKIKMQWLAGGLIVLVLFDLLQVDTRYLNSDNYVEESKYQGNFSPSPADQQIAEDKDPYFRVFNVTKGDPFSDAMTSYFHNSVGGYHAAKLILYQDLIENQISRNNINVLNMLNAKYIVAPGQQGQQVVQRNPQALGNAWFVKDIVWVPNADAEMKALDNLNTKDSVVIDQRFKAAVKAQPVYDSAATIALVKNDVDQISYTSNAATPQFAVFSEVYYKEGWKAYIDGVETEYVRVDYALRGLSVPAGKHEIVFKFHPKSYYLGDQIGFFSSLIVLLLLIGAVVMEFRKKKAVA, translated from the coding sequence ATGAAACCTGATTGGTTCAAGAAATTTCTGCCACATATCATCGCAATCGGGATACTCCTGTTGCTGGCAATCATCTATTGTAAACCAGTGCTGGACGGACAGGTCCTGACACAGGGCGATAATATCCAATGGCAGGCCATGGCCAAACAATCGCTTGATTACAAAGCTGCCCATGGCGAAGCCCCTCTCTGGACCAACAGTATGTTCGGCGGGATGCCTTCCTACCAGATCGTATTGGAAAGCCGCGAGCCCTTCAACATTTCCGACCTCGGAAAAGTATTCACGCTCTGGATGCCTAAGCCGATCAACTTCTTCTTTTTAGCGGGCCTCTCCTTCTACCTACTTTGTATGGTACTGGGTGTACGCTCCTGGATCGGCCTTCTCGGCGCTGTCGCCTATGCCTATTCCAGTTATGACCCCATTATCATAGGTGCGGGTCACGACACCAAGATGATGGCCATCGGTTACCTGCCTGCTGTGCTGGCGGGTATTATCATGCTCACGCAAAAGAAATACATCAAAGGGGTGGCGGTCACCGCACTGTTCATGTCCCTCCTCATTGCTTCGAACCACATGCAGGTAACTTACTACTTCCTGTTGCTGCTGGCCGTACTGGGGGTTGTATTTGCCATATATACCATTCGTGCAAAGGATTATAAACACCTCATTATTACAGGGGTGCTGGTAATAGCCGCCACCGGTTTGAGTATGGCGGTGAATACCATGTCTATGTGGACGACCTACGAATATTCCAAAGAGACCATTCGGGGTGGTAAATCAGAACTCACACAGAAAGCTGCCGATACCAAAGGCAGTGGCCTGGATAAGGAATATGCGTTCCGCTGGAGCTATGGTATTTTCGAGACGTTTACGTTCGTAGTACCAAACCTGTATGGTGGTAGCTCACAGGGTGAACTGACTGAAAGTTCCGAGACCTATAAGACACTAAAATCGCTGGGGGTACCTGACCAACAGGCCAATCAGATGATCAAAGCATGGCCACTGTACTGGGGTGAACAACCGGGTACTTCCGGTCCGGTGTATTTGGGTATTGTGATCTGCTTCCTCGCGATCTTTAGTTTCAGACTGATCAAGTCATGGCATAAATGGTGGATCCTCGCGATTTCTATACTGGCAGTGCTCATGAGCTATGGTAGTAATCTGGCGTTCTTTAACTATGCACTGTTTGACTACCTGCCGTTCTACAATAAATTCAGAGCGCCAAGCATGGTGCTGATCATCCCACAGCTGACACTGGTCATACTGGCAGTGCTGGGCCTGCAGGCTTTGCTGGATCCTACTTTGAAGAAAGCAGACCTGGTAGCTAACCTGAAGCGTTCAGGCATCGTGATGGGTGTGATCTTAGGCGTACTGTTATTACTGTCTGTTACCCTGGGCTGGTCTAATAATTCAGATCAGATGATGGCGCAGCAGTTCAAGCAGATGGCGGGTGGTAGTGATGATATAGCGGGTCAGCTGATGCGTGCATTGCATGCGGACAGAGCATCCCTTTATAGAAGTGATGTGTTCAGAGCGATCATTTTGTTTGCGCTGGCATTTGGACTGATCTGGTATTATCTGAAAGACAAGATCAAGATGCAGTGGCTGGCTGGTGGTCTGATCGTACTGGTATTGTTTGATTTACTGCAGGTAGATACCCGTTACCTGAATTCCGATAATTATGTAGAGGAATCCAAATACCAGGGTAACTTCAGTCCTTCACCGGCTGATCAGCAGATTGCGGAAGATAAAGATCCTTATTTCAGGGTGTTTAATGTAACGAAAGGTGATCCGTTTAGCGATGCGATGACTTCTTATTTTCATAATTCAGTGGGTGGATATCATGCGGCAAAGCTGATATTGTACCAGGATCTGATTGAAAATCAGATCAGCAGGAATAATATCAATGTGCTGAATATGCTGAATGCAAAGTATATCGTTGCTCCGGGTCAGCAGGGACAGCAGGTGGTGCAGCGGAATCCGCAGGCGTTGGGGAATGCATGGTTTGTAAAAGATATCGTGTGGGTACCGAATGCAGATGCGGAAATGAAGGCGCTGGACAATCTGAATACAAAGGATTCTGTGGTGATCGATCAGCGTTTTAAAGCTGCGGTGAAAGCACAACCAGTGTACGATTCTGCTGCGACAATTGCTTTGGTGAAGAATGATGTGGATCAGATCAGTTATACATCCAATGCGGCTACGCCACAATTTGCGGTGTTTAGTGAGGTGTATTATAAAGAGGGTTGGAAAGCGTATATTGATGGTGTGGAGACGGAGTATGTGAGAGTGGATTATGCGCTGAGAGGTTTGTCAGTACCGGCAGGAAAGCATGAGATTGTGTTTAAGTTCCATCCAAAGAGTTACTATTTAGGGGATCAAATTGGTTTCTTTAGTTCTCTGATAGTGCTGTTGTTGTTGATTGGTGCGGTGGTGATGGAGTTTAGGAAGAAGAAAGCAGTAGCTTAA
- a CDS encoding glycosyltransferase gives MQIAISIVICSYNREAYIIQAIDSLYQQDLDKKLYEVIVVDNNSQDNTAEKVREYIATHPDMQLSYHLEKRQGASYARNTGAELSTGKLICCMDDDAVAMPGYLQNIITFFDTHPDATGLGGRIIPRYIPAEPKWMSHYVSSLVGNFDYSPETKPFDNGRYPLESNMIVKREDFFAVKGFNTSLPGVKGTLRIGGEGKEFFYKLIERGGVIWYDPTVIVHHVVEVKKLTSEYMYRVASGIGRGEKVRMKEKGSGATFKKGIEYLFKLGASVVIGGYYLLQGKPAKSWPVIQFRIDVLKGFWEPVHLPEAH, from the coding sequence ATGCAAATTGCAATTTCCATAGTCATATGCTCTTATAACAGGGAGGCCTATATTATACAGGCCATCGATAGCCTATACCAGCAGGACCTTGACAAGAAACTGTATGAGGTGATTGTGGTGGACAATAATAGCCAGGATAATACTGCCGAAAAAGTAAGGGAATACATCGCTACCCACCCGGATATGCAGCTCTCCTACCACCTGGAAAAACGTCAGGGTGCTTCCTATGCCCGTAATACCGGGGCGGAATTGTCTACCGGCAAATTGATCTGCTGTATGGATGACGATGCTGTGGCCATGCCGGGGTATTTGCAGAATATCATAACTTTCTTTGATACACATCCGGATGCCACCGGTCTCGGCGGACGTATTATTCCAAGATATATCCCTGCTGAGCCAAAGTGGATGTCGCATTATGTATCTTCCCTGGTGGGGAATTTTGATTATAGTCCGGAGACGAAGCCGTTTGACAACGGGCGCTATCCATTGGAATCTAATATGATTGTGAAAAGGGAGGATTTCTTTGCGGTGAAAGGGTTTAATACCAGTTTGCCGGGAGTCAAAGGGACTTTGAGGATTGGTGGTGAAGGAAAGGAGTTCTTTTATAAACTGATTGAGAGAGGTGGGGTGATCTGGTACGATCCGACGGTAATTGTGCATCATGTGGTGGAAGTGAAGAAGTTAACTTCTGAGTATATGTACAGGGTAGCTTCCGGGATTGGCCGTGGGGAAAAGGTGAGGATGAAGGAGAAAGGTAGCGGGGCGACTTTTAAGAAAGGGATAGAGTACTTATTTAAGCTAGGTGCTTCGGTAGTGATTGGGGGATATTATTTATTGCAGGGAAAGCCGGCTAAGTCATGGCCGGTGATTCAGTTCAGGATTGATGTATTGAAAGGGTTCTGGGAACCGGTACATTTGCCGGAGGCGCATTAA
- a CDS encoding queuosine precursor transporter, with translation MINNLLKDKPTKLFLIFCSFFVANALIAECIGGKIFSLERLLGLPVHTFTIFGYPGLSFNLTCGVLLWPLEFVLTDVVNEYFGPKAVRRISYIAVGLISYAFLMFYIAIKVPAADWWLGSSVQDGVPNMQDAFGSIFGQGMWIIFASIMAFLVSQIVDVTVFHRIKRATGEKHVWLRATGSTIISQLVDSFIVLFIAFKIGKDWSWQQVLAICVVNYSYKFIMAIALTPLIYFLEGRVEKYLGKETTTRMKAAAMGKEEA, from the coding sequence ATGATAAACAATTTACTGAAAGATAAGCCGACGAAACTATTCCTGATCTTCTGTAGTTTCTTCGTGGCGAATGCATTGATTGCTGAGTGTATAGGTGGTAAGATCTTCTCTCTTGAAAGGCTTTTAGGCCTGCCTGTACATACTTTCACCATTTTCGGGTATCCTGGGTTGTCATTCAATCTTACCTGTGGGGTGTTGTTATGGCCATTGGAGTTTGTGCTGACGGATGTGGTGAATGAGTATTTCGGGCCGAAGGCTGTAAGAAGGATCTCTTATATTGCTGTGGGGTTAATTTCTTATGCTTTCCTGATGTTTTATATCGCGATCAAGGTACCGGCGGCTGATTGGTGGCTGGGATCCAGCGTACAGGATGGGGTACCGAATATGCAGGATGCATTTGGAAGTATATTCGGTCAGGGCATGTGGATTATCTTTGCGAGTATCATGGCGTTTTTGGTGAGTCAGATTGTGGATGTGACGGTGTTTCATCGTATTAAGAGAGCGACAGGAGAGAAACATGTGTGGCTGAGGGCTACCGGATCTACTATTATTAGTCAGCTGGTGGATAGTTTTATCGTATTATTTATAGCATTCAAAATAGGGAAGGACTGGAGTTGGCAGCAGGTGTTGGCGATTTGTGTGGTGAACTATAGTTATAAGTTTATTATGGCGATTGCGCTAACCCCGTTAATTTACTTTTTAGAAGGACGGGTGGAGAAATATTTGGGTAAGGAGACGACGACCAGGATGAAGGCCGCTGCTATGGGGAAGGAAGAGGCATAA
- a CDS encoding superinfection exclusion B family protein, translating to MDKLLEKLFDINKIPTKFIFVIWFSCTLILFVPAKLLLKLNLTGFLIEYGKYIGVTFLITTALLFITLINYFLALRNKKQQSRRIELRILKEIARLNVHEQAALREFYIQSKDTLEMPMLDDTIIGLQNKGIIYQASNAGPVYVHGTFFSYAITDFARENLTFQMLELSENPSEEDKNRIFNARPYWAKEQSRIEQRRNSSWF from the coding sequence ATGGATAAACTTTTAGAAAAACTATTTGATATAAATAAAATTCCTACCAAATTCATTTTCGTTATTTGGTTCAGTTGCACTCTCATTTTATTCGTACCTGCGAAGCTATTGTTAAAACTAAACTTGACCGGCTTTCTAATAGAATATGGGAAATACATTGGAGTTACATTCCTAATAACTACCGCACTACTGTTTATCACATTAATTAATTATTTTTTAGCGTTAAGAAATAAGAAACAGCAAAGCAGACGTATAGAACTGAGAATACTTAAGGAAATAGCACGCTTGAACGTCCACGAACAGGCTGCGTTGAGAGAATTTTATATCCAAAGCAAGGATACTTTGGAAATGCCAATGCTCGATGATACAATAATTGGGTTGCAGAATAAAGGAATCATTTATCAAGCGTCAAACGCGGGGCCGGTTTATGTGCATGGGACATTTTTCTCATATGCTATTACTGATTTTGCTCGTGAGAATTTAACATTTCAGATGTTGGAGCTTTCCGAAAATCCCAGTGAGGAAGATAAGAATAGAATATTCAATGCTAGGCCATACTGGGCTAAAGAGCAAAGTAGGATTGAGCAAAGAAGGAATTCCAGTTGGTTTTAA
- a CDS encoding NUDIX hydrolase encodes MAAMFNVRVYGIMINDKKQVLVSDEYIKGNYFTKFPGGGMEFGEGTLECIVREWKEELNQDVAVVEHLYTTDFFQISAFDNETQIISIYYLVTPLSPFVAPLLTKPFDFEVPEGVTDVEAARWIDWEDFSAEAVHLPIDKVVATLVKTKYP; translated from the coding sequence ATGGCAGCTATGTTCAACGTACGGGTTTATGGCATTATGATCAATGACAAGAAACAAGTACTGGTTAGTGACGAATATATAAAGGGGAATTATTTTACGAAGTTTCCAGGTGGTGGGATGGAGTTTGGCGAAGGAACGCTGGAATGTATTGTAAGGGAATGGAAAGAAGAGTTGAATCAGGATGTTGCTGTGGTAGAGCATTTGTATACGACTGACTTTTTCCAGATCTCTGCGTTTGACAATGAGACACAGATTATTTCTATTTATTACCTTGTCACGCCACTATCGCCATTTGTAGCGCCTTTATTGACAAAGCCATTTGATTTTGAAGTACCGGAAGGTGTGACAGATGTAGAAGCTGCCCGGTGGATTGATTGGGAAGATTTTTCTGCGGAGGCAGTGCATTTGCCGATAGATAAGGTGGTGGCTACCTTGGTGAAGACGAAATATCCATAG
- a CDS encoding SDR family oxidoreductase translates to MGQNNYTRRQVVTGLGASIAAMAITPVISRSGSMPLAPSVANNHAAGLENPLNKYPKPPFQPQSQPWPALASRMIPKPDHGEESYKGSGRLAGRKALITGGDSGIGRAAAIAYAREGADVVINYLPDEQRDADEVLALIKKEVRKGVGIPGDLREEGFCQKLVADAVHALGGLDILVSNAARQQSHESILEISSEQFDWTIKTNIYAPFWIIKAALPHLQPGAVIIATTSVQAYDPSPHLYDYAQTKAATMNFVKSLAKQLAQKGIRVNGVAPGPVWTPLQVCGGQTMEKLKKFGEESPMGRPGQPAELGSIFVQLAASDASFSTGQVYGAAGGGGQP, encoded by the coding sequence ATGGGTCAGAATAATTACACACGCCGGCAGGTTGTAACCGGACTGGGCGCCAGCATTGCTGCTATGGCCATTACCCCGGTAATCTCCAGATCAGGTTCCATGCCTTTAGCGCCTTCGGTGGCGAATAATCATGCTGCCGGATTGGAAAATCCGCTCAATAAATACCCTAAACCTCCTTTTCAACCGCAGTCTCAGCCATGGCCGGCATTGGCTTCGAGAATGATACCGAAACCGGATCATGGGGAAGAATCTTATAAAGGAAGTGGCAGACTGGCAGGCCGTAAAGCATTGATTACAGGCGGTGATTCCGGGATAGGACGTGCGGCAGCGATTGCGTATGCGCGCGAAGGCGCGGATGTAGTGATCAATTACCTGCCGGATGAGCAGCGGGATGCAGATGAGGTGCTGGCTTTGATTAAAAAAGAAGTTAGAAAAGGAGTGGGTATTCCCGGTGATTTGCGTGAGGAAGGCTTTTGCCAAAAACTCGTGGCAGATGCGGTACATGCTTTAGGTGGATTGGATATTTTGGTAAGTAATGCGGCAAGACAACAGTCTCATGAGTCTATTCTCGAAATTTCTTCTGAGCAGTTTGACTGGACGATCAAGACGAATATTTATGCGCCTTTCTGGATTATAAAGGCAGCGTTGCCGCATTTGCAGCCAGGGGCGGTGATTATTGCCACAACTTCTGTGCAGGCGTATGATCCCTCGCCTCATTTGTATGATTATGCGCAAACGAAGGCGGCAACGATGAATTTTGTGAAATCACTGGCCAAGCAGTTGGCGCAGAAAGGGATCAGGGTGAATGGGGTGGCACCAGGGCCTGTGTGGACACCGCTGCAGGTATGTGGAGGGCAGACGATGGAGAAGTTGAAGAAGTTTGGGGAGGAGTCTCCGATGGGGAGACCCGGGCAACCGGCGGAATTAGGGTCGATTTTTGTGCAGTTGGCGGCGAGTGATGCGAGTTTTAGTACGGGGCAGGTGTATGGAGCGGCTGGTGGTGGGGGGCAGCCTTAG
- a CDS encoding magnesium transporter CorA family protein: MIQYFKNIDARTVEIKTPENGVWVNITPPLKQAEFEQLSEELDIPLDFLTDSLDIDERSRYEIEDNVKLIVIKTPTENNSFNESDAYYITIPIVIILTHNQILTVNSFDNAAINKFLNTFHNRHPEKRNMMVLKIFEKVVMNFLDYLKEINQRRNVLEQKLYDSNRNEELLYIMRIQKSLVYFVTALRSNELLLMKLERTNILGLNEDEKEFLHDLIVDTSQALEMANVYTNIMGSSMDAFASIISNNLNIVMKRLTSITIVLTFPMLVASIYGMNVDIPFQRNAHAFYIPVMISIIISVIISWYFMKKKWF, translated from the coding sequence ATGATCCAATACTTCAAAAATATAGACGCACGGACGGTTGAGATTAAAACCCCTGAAAATGGAGTATGGGTGAATATTACCCCTCCCTTAAAGCAGGCCGAGTTTGAACAACTCTCTGAAGAGCTGGATATCCCGCTCGACTTCCTCACCGACTCCCTGGATATTGATGAAAGGTCCCGCTATGAGATAGAGGATAATGTGAAACTCATCGTTATCAAAACCCCGACGGAGAACAATTCTTTCAATGAAAGCGATGCTTATTATATCACGATTCCTATTGTGATCATTCTGACGCATAACCAGATCCTGACAGTCAATTCTTTCGACAACGCTGCCATCAATAAGTTCCTCAACACCTTCCATAACCGTCATCCTGAAAAGCGGAATATGATGGTGCTGAAGATCTTTGAGAAAGTGGTGATGAACTTCCTCGACTACCTGAAAGAGATTAACCAACGCAGAAATGTATTGGAACAGAAACTCTACGACAGTAACCGAAATGAGGAACTGCTGTACATCATGCGGATCCAGAAGAGTCTAGTGTACTTTGTAACGGCACTGCGGAGTAATGAGTTGTTGCTCATGAAACTCGAGCGAACCAACATTCTCGGGTTGAATGAAGATGAGAAGGAGTTCCTTCATGACCTGATCGTAGATACTTCACAGGCCCTTGAAATGGCGAATGTATATACGAATATCATGGGTAGTTCTATGGATGCATTTGCAAGTATCATTTCGAATAACCTGAATATTGTAATGAAGCGGCTGACTTCGATTACGATCGTGCTTACGTTTCCTATGCTGGTAGCGAGTATTTATGGGATGAATGTGGATATTCCGTTTCAGCGGAATGCACATGCGTTTTATATACCGGTGATGATTTCGATTATTATTTCAGTAATCATAAGTTGGTACTTTATGAAGAAGAAATGGTTTTAG